ACCACGGAGACACAGAGACACCAAGGAGAGCTTGTGCTGATAGTTGCGATGAGCGTGTCTCCATCGTTTCGCCTCTCCGTGACTTTGTATGTCCGTTGCCAATTATGAACTCTCAAGCGGCGGACCAATGGACGCTCGCCGGAGAGACGGCGGACTTCATTCTCAGGCAGACATCTTTGCGACCGCGCCTTGCTCTCGTCCTCGGTTCAGGATTAGGAGCGTTCGCTGACGATCTTGAGGAGCGCATCTCGCTTCCCTATTCCACAATCCCTCACTTTCCGGTTTCTAGCGCCGTTGGGCACGCAGGTAATTTGGTCGTAGGCGCAGTGGGAGCTGTCGCAGTGGCAGTCATGCAAGGCCGCGTGCACTACTATGAAGGCCATGCAATGTCGCGAGTCGCGTTCCCAATTCGGGTATTTTGCCGCATGGGAATCAAGGGCGTGCTGCTCACCAACGCTGCGGGCGGCATTGGCACGCAACTCAAGCCAGGATGCCTGGCGGTGCTGAGCGACCACATCAACCTGCAAGGCACCAATGCTCTGATCGGGACCAACGAAGACCGCTTCGGCCCACGATTCCCGGATATGACCGAGGCCTACTCGAAACAATGGCGGAAGCTTGCACTGGCGGAAGGAAAGCGACTAGGGATTGATATCCACGAAGGTGTCTACGCCGCTGTACCTGGCCCAAGTTATGAAACGCCAGCTGAAATTGGATTTCT
This region of Acidobacteriota bacterium genomic DNA includes:
- a CDS encoding purine-nucleoside phosphorylase, producing the protein MNSQAADQWTLAGETADFILRQTSLRPRLALVLGSGLGAFADDLEERISLPYSTIPHFPVSSAVGHAGNLVVGAVGAVAVAVMQGRVHYYEGHAMSRVAFPIRVFCRMGIKGVLLTNAAGGIGTQLKPGCLAVLSDHINLQGTNALIGTNEDRFGPRFPDMTEAYSKQWRKLALAEGKRLGIDIHEGVYAAVPGPSYETPAEIGFLRTIGADLVGMSTVAEVVVARHCGMKVLAISVVTNMAAGILDQPINHEEVLEIGQRIKGQFSALLKSLIPKMEP